DNA sequence from the Juglans microcarpa x Juglans regia isolate MS1-56 chromosome 5S, Jm3101_v1.0, whole genome shotgun sequence genome:
ATTATTTCAGATGCGTTGGACAAACTAAAATTGATCTCGTCCTGATCTATCATGTATTGGTTTCTAACATCTTCTACTGGAGGATCAGTACTGCTTGAAGAAGAGGCAATATCATTTGTAGACATATAGATTTGTAGTGACGTCGGGATACCTTTAATGCCATCCATGTTTGGCACTTTTGGTGAATCGCTAATTCGTAGGAGATCTTGATTCCCAGAAGAATCATTCTTGTTAGCTTCAACTTCCTCGGATGTTCCCACCAATTCTGATATAGTTGTTGATGACAAATTGTTCTTACTGCGCTTTTTCAGGTGGGCGTGccagtaattttttatttcattgtcaGTTCTTCCTGGAAGCTTGGCAGCAATTGCAGACCATCTGAAATAAATTGAAGACGGTAAGGCCGACATTATATATCAAGTACTGCTGCAATTTAGAAGAGCCAGATTTTTCTTGCTtcagaatatcatcaacattaGGGTTTAACTGAAGTCTGAAAGCTTTCGCTTTTCCATCTTCTAgaagccatatatatatgttgtagttTATCCATGTGATGTCATTCGTTAGAATTTAAGAAATGCTAATTCGATTGGAAAGTTAATTGTTCATTTTAACTTCAAACTGATTCTAAAAGCCTTCCAGACTTCAATCACCATTTGCAAATTATAATGCACTTTAGACATTCACCTAATTCTGCATGTAATATCAATCATGATGAGAGTTTGAGTGTCAATTCCTTTAAAAAGACTCACACGACCTTCGATATGAATGAGCATTGTAGGTTTGAGCTCCAAAAAACcaaagaattaaaaagaaaagaactttgttatatatatatatagatatatatagaattaatatATAGCGACGAATGCATGATTTAAAGAACATTGTGTATAGTTTCCATATAGAATCTGTACTGAATGTACTTACCGGTTCCCCAGCAGTTCATGCCACTTAAGTATAGTTTCTTGGTCTTCTTGGCTGAAGTTCCCCCGCTTAATGTCAGGCCTAAGGTAATTCATCCATCGGAGCCTACAACTTTTTCCGGATCGCGTCAaacctaaaataaaagaaagtgttcaagaaaaaaatgtaaataattaaaactaaatcattctaTAAactgatttaaatttttaaaataagtgatgattttacattATATTAGAACAAAAGTccgaaattcaaattttgactcTTCGCTTAAATTGTTTAACTAAATATTGCACATATTAGGCCATTTATTAAGAGAGAGTTTGTCTCACAAGTTAGTGAGACTGTTAAGAtaagaaataaacaataaaatatatacttatttttatcaacttaaacttttgagaccccgaaagaaaaagcaagaaaatttgGTAATTAATCACAGTAGGTAAAATATATTGATCACAGGCTGAACAGTACGTACGCATATTCCTACACCCAAAACAAGTTTTGCATGCAGACACCCCGAATGATAAAgctaattgaaatatatataacgcTTAAGATCATCTGCTAATTAATTTCCTACCGGAAGCTTCAGGCATCTGATTCCAATTCCAAATACCGTATCGCTTAATGTAGGCTTTCAGCTTCTGGTCTTCTTCAGGACTCCATGAGGCTCTTGATCTCCCGggcattttctcatcatccgAAGTCttcagcatcatcatcatctctaaGTACTGCTCAGAT
Encoded proteins:
- the LOC121267156 gene encoding transcription factor MYB13-like, with product MVLRSLHVETSEQYLEMMMMLKTSDDEKMPGRSRASWSPEEDQKLKAYIKRYGIWNWNQMPEASGLTRSGKSCRLRWMNYLRPDIKRGNFSQEDQETILKWHELLGNRWSAIAAKLPGRTDNEIKNYWHAHLKKRSKNNLSSTTISELVGTSEEVEANKNDSSGNQDLLRISDSPKVPNMDGIKGIPTSLQIYMSTNDIASSSSSTDPPVEDVRNQYMIDQDEINFSLSNASEIIQSIWELPYFSFQDIFMPETDPGFMAPTTARCHQEPMYSDVCNDAGYDFWVD